The sequence TGTCAACCGTTTAATGACCGGTCAGTCAAAAAAAAATCCCGACACGCTCGTGGCCTTCAGCCGTTGCTGCGTCGAGAAAGAGGTTCTATGGAAAACAGCGGTTGGGGTCAAGGGGTTTTTGAATTATTTGTGGTATATTTGAGAATTAATTTACACTCATATGAAGTAAATGGCTTAGTGATGCTGGTTAAGAGGGTTAAAGTTATATATTTCAAAATTTCACTAACAACCTATTGCCAATCCACCTATAGTATACATATTAAGATTCCTGCCTTTAAACGCTTAACCAATCAGGCTTACCGACCTATTATGAAGTTTAAAACTCTCAATGCCCATCAGGCCCACATCAAACACGGACTGAAAACCGGAATTGCCGCAGTTCTCGCCTATATCGTTGCGGATCTGTGCAGTTTAAAGTTCGGATACTGGGCCGCCCTTTCTGCGGTCATTGTCATGCAGATCAACGTTGCTGATTCCATTAAGATGTGCTGGTATCGCTTTTCCGGCACTGCTATCGGCGCATTTATCGGCGTCTTGTGCATTCTGGCCTTCCCGGAAACTCCGCATATGACCATGCTTGCTCTTTTCGTTTCGGTAGGTTTTTGCGCTTACATGACTCGCTATAACAACCGCTACAAAATGGCCGCCATAACGACTACCATCGTAACTTTAGCCAGCCTCGGTGAACCTAATCGTGTTGAATTCGGCCTATTCAGAGTACTCGAAATCGGAATTGGAGTTGGGAGTGCCTTTGTAACCAGTATCGCACTCTGGCCCATGCGCGCCTCTGAGACGTTAAAAAAAGAGCTTTTCAATCAATTCGAAGAATGTGCAGCAAACTATGAAACCCTGATGGATGGTTTCCTTGATAAACAGAGCTGCCTGATCCCCAGCGCGCTTGAAGCTTTTAACAGCAGGCTGACCAAAAATCGTGAAACATATGCCAAGGTAATCCGCCTCGAACGCTTCATATACATAGAAGATACCCAGTTACTAGGCATGAAAGTGGAAATCCTAGAGAAATGTGCCTCACACCTACGGGCAATGCTCCATGCTCTGAGCCATGTTCACGGCGAAGGCTATCATATAATAATGGAAGATGAGCTTCGACTGCTTGCAAAAGTCACCTCACAGGCCATGCGCGATATCGGCTCAAAGAGAATCCCAGACGAGCAATCGCTGCATGATGCCCTTGTTGCCTCTCAAAAGAAACTGGAAACCTTGCGCAATGAGGGAGCGACCCGCAGATTCTATTTACAAAAAATGATCCAATTCTTTGCCTTTTACCACAGTGCCCAGTTTATCTGTGAAGACCTGCTGCGCTACGCTCGGGAAAGAAAAAGAATCAACTCTAAACTTACTAAGAATCAGTAAACACCTGCCAGACTTAAAAGCAATTTATCCGCTTCAGGCTTATCATGTTTGTGGGTCATGAGCAGTTCACGCACGCTGACTTTCTTTCCGTAGTAACGTTTATTAAAATCATTACTGACCATGAAAGCCCCGGTGCGATAGGTCATGCCGCCATAAGCCCCGCCCTGATCCACCAGCAGCAGGATATTTCCTTCAGCATCGAAAGTTCCCCGGTTACTGCGGTCGGCAGTATGCCCAACAGCGATGTCTGCGCCCAGCGAAAGATCAATCTTCCCACCGAGAGCGTCTTCCAATGCTTGATCATCCATAAGAAAAACCAGCAGAGTCTTGCCTTCTACTCCACCCTGCAAGCCGATATCGATCCCGACCATATTAAAAAAGGCAGGACCATTCCAGAATCCGGTCTCATCCTTGGCGCAAAGAACTCCGGGCCCAACCTCAGCACCGATCATAAAAGCAGCTTTATATACATCAGGGAAAATGAAAACAGCTCTAGCGTCTTCCAGCAAATGATCAATATGAGACAGGCTGTCTTTGGTTCGCATATGATTAAGTGCGCAGACAGATGAATCGACAATACGCTGCGTCACCCTTGAAGAATTGCTGACACAAGGATTGCCAACAAACTGCTTCACCGGAGTGCAGGAACAGGCTATAAAAAATGTAAGTCCCAGCAAGGCTGCTGATATCAATTTGTTCATATCCCTATTCTAACCCCAGATGATTCAAATCATCAACCGCATACAGTTACCCTTCATCCCCACTTTTCAATAAAATTTACAAATGATAAAAAATGTCATGTCAAAGTCAACAAAACATGTTTAGTAAAGATTAACGAAACACATTTAAGGGAAAATATATGTCTATAATTCTGCAACCATACAATGAAAGGATGATGGAAGTCCTGCTTTACATCCAGCGCAATCTGGATGGGGATCTTTCCCCGGAGACACTGGCTGAGCAAGCCTGCTTTTCTGTTGCCCATTTTCATCGTATATTCAAGGGTATGGTCGGTGAAAACCTGAAGGAACACGTCCGCCGGTTGCGTCTTGAACGCGCTGCCTATCGACTTTGCTACACGGATAGCCCGGTTATGGAAATTGCTCTTGATGCCGGATTTGAATCTCCGGAAACATTCAGCAGAGCCTTCAAGAAAAGATTTATGGCCCCGCCAAGTGATTTCAGAAACAATTCGCGAGAAATGTTTGCTCCCGGCAATGACGGAAAAATCCACTACCGCCCGGAACCTAGCGTTAAAGGAATTAAACTGGGTGCTTCCCCGATCGCCTGTAAAGCTGATGTACGTATTCGGGAAGATGTGCGGGTTATTTTCATCCGCCACTTGGGTCGTTATTTTGATGTTGAAAAAGCATGGGAAAAGCTTTGCGGCTGGGGTTACGGAAACGGCCTGCTCTCCGAAGAAACGGAATTTCTGGGAATCTGCTACGATCACCCGGATATCACCCCGGAAGGTAAGATCCGTTATGATGCCTGCTTCACTATTTCACAAGAAGTTGAACCAGCCCCCGATATGGGAGTTCAGGTAATTCCCGGCGGAAAATTCGCAGTTACAACTCATTACGGCCCATATGACGGTCTGCTCGAAACCTATAGGGAATTTTACGGAAACTGGATTCCAAACAATGGATACAAGCTAAACGAAAATGTCCCTTCGTTTGAAAAATACATAAAGGCTCCACCGGATGTCCCGCTCGAAGAAGCGGTTACAGAAATCTGGCTGGCCATTTATTAATACAAAACATGGAGTGTTTAAAAATGGACGTACAAATCTGGACTCTTGATCCTGCAAAAATGGCTTACACTGAACACGTTGGACCATATGAAGAGGTAGGCAAAGCTTGGGAAAAGCTTTGTGGATGGGCTGGTCCCGCTGGGATGTTCACCCCTAAAACCAGATTCTACGGAGTTTATCATGATGATCCGGGACAGGTTCCAGCGGCAGAACTGCGCTCAGAAGCCTGCATAACCATAGAAAATGAAAGCAATGCTCCTGCTGAAATCAAATTTAAAGATTTCCCCGGTGGAAAATATGCTGTCACCACCCACCTCGGTCCTTACGAGAAACTCAAAGATTCGTGGACCGAATTCTACGAAAAATGGCTCCCGCAAAGCGGTGAAACCCACGCGGAAGCACCCTGCTACGAGCAATATATGAATGATCCCACCAACACAAAACCGGAACATTTGGTAACTGTACTGCTCATGCCGCTTAAGTAAGAATTAAAAAACGCGCCGCGCTTCCATATTAATGGAAGCGCGGCGCAAAACTTTCTTAGCCAGATTAATACCCAACAATCATGACTTTGTTTTCCAGCATCATGGGAATCCACAGCCTTTTTCCTTTCTGATCCAAATAGAAATCAGCAGGACCACCAATTTTCTCACCAAGATCAAGAGTGGAAAGTTCTCCTGTTTCAGCGTCTTGCCTGATTAAAACACCCTCTTTTTTAAAATCAACCCAGTCGGAAAAAATGATATTTCCTTCATGATATACCATTCCGTCATACAATCCATTTCTCGGACTGATCTTCTCAAAGTAAAATCTATTCCCATCAATGCGCCCTTTACCCACAATCCCATTGGTTTTGTGGTCCTTGCCGAACGAACAAAGATAAATTGTTCCGGTCTTGGAATCATACGAAAGACCATTAGGGCCGAAAAGATCGGTGTCGCATTCAAGTTTGATAACAGTTGGATTGGATGAGGCGTCGACAACAAAAAGATCACCTGTATCCATTGCGGAAATAAGCAATTTATCGTCATCAATGACAGTTATACCATTCAGAAACGAAGTCCCTTCGGCGGAAAAATCCTGATCTACAACCTGTTTTCCATCTGCCACGGAGTAACCTTTAAGATGATCAATATCATTAACGTAAAGGATTCCGTTTAAAACCGTCATTCCCTTGGGTGCGTTCAGACCGCTGATATATTTTCTCTCCAACACATCGCCTTCAGCTGATAACCGAGAAATGTAACCGTCGCCGTCCTTGTCCATTGGCTTAAGTTTCTCCCCCACATTTGAAACATAAAAATATGTTCCGTCAGAGGTTACACTCTCAGGTGCCGAAAAACCGTCCACTTTAATAGTTTGTGTTGAGCAGGCTACAAGCTGCAAGACCATAAAAAGACAAATTGCGATGATTGAATATTTACGCATGAACATTCTCCTTGTTCTGTTTGAAGAAGAAGCTAGCGCAAAAAGTAGGACAGGACTTGCGATTAAAGACCAGATTTTGCTGAATTCAGTTCAATTCGATATTCACGGGGAGTGACTCCGTAATTTTTCCGAAAAAGAGTGCTGAAATGAGACAAACTTTCGTAGCCTGATTCATAAGAAATTTCGGTGATACTTTTATCGGAATTACGAATCAACTGTTCAGCCCAAGACATACGGCGTTCACGAATCCAACGTGCTGGTGTTGTATTATATATTTTCTTAAATTCGCGTTTAAAGGACGAAAGGCTGCGTCCGGACAGCTCCGCAATGGTTTCAAGGCTTATATTCTTATTGAAATATTGCTCCATAAGAGCAGGCAAGTCTGCCCTGCCCACATCCCTGCATGAAATCAAAAAGCTGAGAAATTCATCATTACCCGGAGTGGTACATATATAATGCAGTAACTCCTGAACCTTCAGCCGCAAAAAATCATTATTCTTACCCAGCGGAGAATCAAACAAAGACAGCATAGACGCCAAGTAGATACCGACCTGATCTGCCACTTTTATATTAAAAGCAGACCGCTCAGGGCTTGTAGAGTTAGTCTTTTTTACAGAAAGTTGGCTCACAAAACTAGCGAATATTGGGTCATCAAAAAAGAAAAGAACAGTATCAAATGTCCCGCCATTTTCCGGGATCATCTCAGACATAATGTGGCAACCCTTACAGCAGAAGAAAGCTTCCCCTTTGCGGATCACCATATCCCCGTCAGCAGAATGAATATGTTTTGTACCCTCAAGGACAAAAACAAGAGAGTGCTGCGAAACACATACTTCATGACGAATTTCCGAGCTTCTGCTCTGAAATTGCACAAAAGTAATGCCATCCACAGTGATGTCAGCAAATTTCGGGGAATTTTGGATAAAACGAGGGATTGTTAGCATAGGGGAAAAGGGGCCGCTCAAGGCGACCCCATGATTAATTATTAGAATTCCAGATTCTTGGGAGTTCTCGGAAAAGGAATAACGTCACGGATGTTGGTGACTCCGGTGAGCAGCATGAGCATGCGTTCGAAGCCCATACCGAACCCTGCGTGGGGCGCGGTTCCGAAACGGCGGGTATCGAGATACCACCAGTATTCTTCGGAATCCATACCGGTTTCAGCAATCCTGCTTTCCAGAACATCAAGCCTTTCCTCACGCTGTGAACCTCCGACCAGCTCCCCGATTCTGGGAACAAGCAGATCCATGGCGGCCACGGTCTTGCCGTCATCATTCACACGCATGTAGAATGGTTTGATTTCTCTGGGGTAATCGTAAACGATGACCGGCTTTTTGAAATGCTTCTCAGTGAGATACCTTTCATGCTCGGTCTGCAAATCCTGACCGTACTCAGGATAAAATTCGAATTTCTTGGCTTTCTTACAACGCTGAAGCAAATTCACAGCATCAGTATATGTGATGCGCTCAAACTCATTATCAAGGGTATTACGCAAGGTATCCATCAAAGTTTTATCCACAAATTTAGCGAATAATTCGATGTCATCTGCACATTTATCAAGAACATGATTGATGAGATATTTGACCATCTCCTCGCCAAGATCCATGTTATCATTAAGATCGGCGAAAGCAACTTCAGGTTCAATCATCCAGAACTCGGCAGCATGACGCGGAGTATTGGACTTTTCAGCACGGAAAGTAGGTCCGAAAGTATACACCTGTCCGAGTGAAAGAGCATACATTTCAGCATCCAGTTGACCGGAAACAGTCAGGTGTGCCTCTTTACCAAAGAAGTCATTGGCTGCCTGATCTTCTTTTTTCATGGAAGAAAGAGAATCGTGATCAAGAGAAGTAACCCGGAACATTTCACCAGCACCTTCACAATCGGACCCGGTAATGATCGGGGTATGTACGTAAAAGAAACCCTTATCGCGGAAAAATTTATGAATTGCGTAAGAAAGTTCGGAACGAATGCGGAACATTGCCCCGAATTTGTTGGAACGGGGGCGCAGATGTGCAATAGACCGCAAAAACTCATCAGAGTGACGTTTTTTCTGGAGCGGGAAAGTTTCAGGATCAGCAAATCCGATCAGTTCAATGGACTTACCGCGAACTTCCCACTTCTGACCCTTGCCGGGAGATTCAACCAGCTCACCAGTAACTCCCACTGACGCCCCGGTGGATATCTTCTCAAGCTCAGCTTCTATTTCCGGGGTGTGGTCGATGATTACCTGTACATTTTTCAAACAGGAACCATCGTTAACTTCCAGAAATGAAAAGCCTTTATTGTCACGCTTGGTGCGGACCCAGCCCTTAACCAGAACTTCAGCGGTTGCACTTTCCGCGTTCAAAATATCTTTTACGCATGTTCTTCTCATAAATTGTCTCCAATCACTTGGTTTAGCGCAGATAATTGCACTTCGCGTAAGATGTAGCTGCTAGTCGGGTAAATTTCAACCAACTTATGCATCATTAATATATATAGCAGAAACACACACTGACGAGCTAAATGGAACAACCAACTTTTTATTAATTAATTTTATCAATTTTATTTCATTTTCTACTTGCATTCCTTAATAGGAATCGTTATTAATTATTTCAACGAAACGGTACAAAGTTTTTAAACAATAAATTCAGATTCAAATTGAACAACAAGGAGAACTCCAATGACTAAGACACTTGAAAATCTCAAAGCAGCTTTTGCAGGCGAATCTCAGGCTAACCGTAAATACCTCGCTTTTGCAGAGAAAGCTGAATCCGAAGGTAAGCCCGGCGTAGCAAAACTTTTCCGTGCAGCCGCAGCAGCAGAAACCATTCACGCTCACGCTCACTTACGCCTTATGAAAGGTATTGGTTCCACTGAAGAAAACCTGAAACAGGCTATCGAAGGCGAAAGCTACGAATTCGAATCCATGTATCCTGAGATGATGGAAGATGCCAAAGCTGAAGGTGAAAATGCAGTACTGCGCTACTTCGGATTTGCCAACGAAGCAGAAAAAATTCACGCCAGCCTCTACACCGAGGCACTTGATGCTGACAGCGATGTGTTCGCAGAAGCAGAATTCCACATCTGTTCCGTATGCGGCCACACCCAGAACGGCGCAGCAACTGAAAAGTGTCCCATCTGTGGAGCAGCCCCCAAGGCTTACCAGAAAGTAGATTAACCCCTACCTATTTTCTCAGCCACCTCTCAGGCCCCGCACGCATCTAATGCGCGCGGGGCTTTTTTGATCATATAGACATCTTCCACTGGACGAATCCGAATCAATAACTATTGTTAAGCTGACGCCGAAAAGAGCTTAAACCGGATAGTTGCGCATCCGGGATTACTAAGCTATCTTCGCCTGTTCAAAATAGACTGCAAAGGGGATTTCAATGGGATTCTTTTCTAAAGTAAAAAAGATGTGGAGTAGCCCGGAAGATAGGGCCGAACAAGCACTTAAAGATTATCTCGGCGATGATTACGAGTCGCAAGAAGAAGTAGAAGAGCCGGAGATTAAAGCTCAACCGGAACCGGAGCCCGCTCCCGAACCTGAACCGACTCCTGAGCCGGAGCCTGTTGAACCGGAAGTTGTTGAAACCAAGGTTGAAACAGAACCGCAGCCTGCTGCTGAAGCTCAGCCGGAACAGGTTATAGAGACAGCAGAAATCCCGGAAGAAGAGCCGATTATTGATGAGCCTGCCACCGAACCCGAAGTTGTGGCCGAGCCTGAAATTTTATTTGAAGAACCTGCTCCAGAGCCGGAGCCGGAAGTTGCCGAGGAAACTCGTGTTGCAGAAGTGGAACCGGAACCAATTGCCGAGCCTGAGCAGGAAGTCATCGAAGAAACTCCTGCCGTTGAAATGGAACCGGAACCAGTTGCCGAACCCGAGCAGGAAATTATCGAAAAAACTCCAGCACCCGCCGGACCGACCATCCTTGAACCGGTTATGGAAACTGAAGCTCAGCCTGCTGAGGATAAGCCGCAGTGGCAAATCGAGCTGACCAAATCTTTACAGCAGGCCGAACCGCGCCTTTCCGTATGGCTGGGACTGATCCTCGAAGACATTGAGGAAGCCGGGGACGATCTCTGGGATCGCCTTTCTTTCCTGCTGGATGCACTTGAGGCCCCAAAGAAAGAGGCCGAAGATTTCATCATCCGCTTCAAAGACTGGCTCGAAGACATGGATTACGAGTATGTGGATGATTTCCGCTCCGAACTCCAGTACCGTCTTGCGCTGGCTCTTGAACTTGAAGATGAGGAAGATGAACGCAGTCGTTTGTTCATCAAGCTTTCCGAAGGTCTTAACAAGACCCGCGAGCAGATCACCAAGCGCATCGATTCCATGCTTTCCAGCCACACCGCCTTTGATGATGATTTCTGGGAAGAATTCGAAGAAATCCTGATCATGGCTGATGTTGGTTACGATGCTTCCATGGAACTTGTAGAACGCATGAAAGAACGTATCCGCAAAGCCGGGGAAACCAACCCCGAGAATTTTAAAGACCTGCTGCGTGATGAACTGGACGAAATTTTCAAAGTTCCCAAACGCATCAAGGCATTCAACCCGCCGGAAGTCGTCATGATGATCGGCGTGAACGGCGTTGGTAAAACCACTACCATCGCAAAACTGGCTCACCGCGCTCAGATGCAGGGCCGCAAGGTGCTCATCGTTGCCGGTGATACCTTCCGCGCTGCCGCCATCGGCCAGCTCGAAGTCTGGGCCCGCCGCGTAGGTGCCGGATTCTACGCCAAGGAAGAAGGTTCCGATCCAGCAGCCGTAGCATTCGAAGCCATCGACTACGCAGTCAAAAACGGCTACGACCTCATGCTGCTTGATACTGCCGGACGTCTGCACAACAAAGCCAACCTTATGGAAGAGTTGCTTAAAATCCGCAGGGTCCTCGGCAAGAAGCACGATGAAGCACCGCACCGCAGCGTGCTGGTCATCGATGCCACCACCGGACAGAATGCCCTCTCGCAGACCAAGATATTCAACGAGGAAATCGGCGTTGATGAACTGATCCTGACCAAGCTGGACGGCACAGCCAAAGGCGGAGTCATGATCTCAGTGACCATGCAACACAAGCTGCCCATCACCTACATAGGTTTGGGCGAAAAAATGGAAGACCTCAGACCGTTTAACGGCGAGGACTTTGCTAAGGCTTTGTTGCTGTCTTAGGAATTTAGATAATATAAAATTGAAAATCCCGTCCGGCTTGTTGAGCTGGACGGGATTTTTAATAATTATAACAGCGAGGACTTGCTTAAAAAATCAACTTTTCTTATCCTCAGAAGTAACTGTAAGACTATCACTTCCGAGGACAAAATGCATAAAGTCATCATTCTTTTTTTGCTATTATTCACAATCTTATTCACACCAGCCTTCGCAAGGGACACCTATATAATAGGTATACCTTACCTCAATACCCAAAAAACATCTACTCCCAAAGTAGAAGGGCTTATCAACGAAATATATTCTCGGGCTAATTTATCTGTAGAATTTAAATATTTCCCTGGCATTCGTGACCTCAAATCAGCTGACAGCGGGATTACAGACGGTTCCGCCATCCGTACACTTTATGTTATTGCCCAATACCCTAATCTCACAAACGTACCCACTCCGATGATGAAAGAAACAATATCTGCATTCAGTAAAAACCCTGAACTCGTCATTGCCGCTCCTGAAGACATCCGAGACCTCACTGTCGGCGTAATGCGTGGATCACTCAGCCCAACCAATCTGGCCCATAAATATGCCAAAAAAGTTCAAATGGTTGATTCTTACAAAAGCCTCCTAACCTTGGTTGAAAAAGGAAGGGTGGATGCTGTTATCATGCTGCGGTCGGTAGCAAAACAGACGATAAAAAAACTTAAGATACAAGGGCTGACCGAGTCCGCTCCTCTGATCACCAAGAAGCTGTATCACATTGTAAACAAAAAACATGCCCATACCCTGAACCCGAAATTGGATAAGGCCATCAAGGAACTGCTCCGAGACGGAACCATCAAAAAATTTACAGAAGAACAGGGCATAAGCCCCAAATAAGATACAAACCCTACTTCCACCCACTCTCACAAACCGCCTCAAATCCCGGAAAAATTATCTTCCGGTGATGCAGATACATCCTATCCGCTCCATCTTCGCGACCATAAAGAGAATCACCAACAATAGGAAATCCCTCATGGGCGAGATGCGCCCGGATCTGATGACGAGAGCCTTTGGCGATGCGCACTTCAATAAGTGATGTGCCATCTTCATATTTTTCAATCAGCTCTACGTTGGACCAACGTTCCGGCGCCCCCTCCTCATCAAGCACTTTTGTGCGCTTGCGCTCTACGGTATCAAGCAGATTTTTGCAGATTAATAATTCATCCGGGATTCCATGCACTTTGGCGTGGTATATTTTATCAACCTTGCCGGAATCCTCGTATGCGCGAAATTCATTTTCCCGCTCCACACCAAAAGCAACCAACAACATCCCTGAGGTAAGAAAGTCCAGCCTGTTAGCCAGAATAGGGTCCTGCCCCGGAAAAATTCCTGCAAGGCATTCCTCAACTGACGGTGCCGGGCTTCCGGCAATTGCCGCAGAATGAATACCTTCAGGCTTGTAAACAACACCGAACCCATCGGCCTGCTTGACCACCTTTACCTGTGACAGAATCTCCACATCGCAAGAGCGGTTCTCAGCTTCAAACAGGACTACTTCCGCACCGGAAAACATCTTCAATCCGGAACGGCAGCTGCGACCGTTGACGGTAACGCATCCGCTTTCAATAAGCCGCCTGCGCTCACGGAGTCCGCTTTCAGGAAGCAGCTTGAGCATAAATTTATCCAGCCGCTGACCTTCGTCGCTATCTTCTGCTATTCTTTTGTCAATTTCATTCAATTTATTATCTTCCATTTCTGTTAACTGATTACCATTCCAATTTATCCAACAGGGTTTACGCTGCAAGGGAAACAGCATACAACTCACTAAGCGCAATGAATTTTGTTCAACCTGCCGTTTTTACAGCAAGTACCCACTTCTAAGCTGACAAACGGTCTTAATCAACCTTTTCCCAGTATAACAGGATTTGCCGTGAATATTAAAGGCTGTATTTTCGTCATCTGTGCTGCAATCATGTGGGGCCTGATCGGCCCTATTTCCAAGTTCCCCATTGCACAGGGAGTCGCACCACTTGAGAACGCCTTCTGGCGGGCAATTTTCGCATGGATGCTCTTTGCTGTCCATGCCTGCCGTATCCGGGCCATAAAAATTGACCTCAAAGATCTGCCCCAGATTCTAGGTTTCGGCTTTGTGGGCGTGACTATATTTTACGGTTCCTACCAGTTGGCGGTGCAGGATGTGGGTGCGGCTCTGGCATCGGTTCTGCTTTACACAGCCCCGGCATGGGTCGCCTTCATGTCCTGGCTGCTGCTAGGTGAAAAAATGACTCTAGTCAAGATTTCCGCAATGCTGATAACCATCAGCGGAGTAGCCTGCGTATCTCTCGGACCCCAAATTTTCGGAACCGGGACGGAAATGACCTTCACCTGGCCGGGAATCGTCTTCGGTCTAACTTCCGGGTTCACCTACGCCCTCTACTACATATATGGTAAAACCATCTTCGCACGCTACACCACACCGACAATATTTCTCTATGCCCTGCCCGTGGGCGCACTCTGTCTGTTGCCGTTCTTTGAGTTCACCCCCAAGACCGGCACATCATGGATGAGCCTGATCGCGCTGGCCCTGATCTGCACCTACGGCGCATACTCTATTTACTACGCAGGTCTCAAATGGCTGGAACCAACCTCCGCCTCGGTAATCGCTACCATCGAACCGGTAATCGCCGCCATTCTCGCATGGCTGTGGTGGAACGAAAGCTTCGACTGGACCGGATACATCGGCAGTGCGCTGATTATCTCTGCTGTATTAATGATTGTAATGGAAAATAAAATTATCGCATTTTTTGCCTCCGGAGCTCAAAAAGTAAATGCTAAAACAAGTTAAGGCTTCTGCCGGGTCTGGTAAGACCTACGAACTTACAGCCCGCTTCCTGTCCCTCTTAGCGGGCGCGCAGGAAGAAGATTCTATCCCGGTCTGTAAAAGCTCACAGGGAAAGGGTTACTGCTGGCCAGAAATCATGGCTGTTACCTTCACCAATAAGGCTGCGGCAGAGATGAAAGAACGCGTCATCCGTTCCCTGAAAAACCGTGCTCTGGATATTGAAGGCGACGGACTGGGCGCGGACTGGAAACCTCTGGACGCTAAAAAACAACTCATCCCCATCCTTCAAAGATATAACCGACTGAATATCCGCACCATCGACAGTTTGCTGAACCTGCTGGTGCGCATCTTCGCCCTTGAACTGGGACTAAGCCCGGAATTCGAACTGCTATTTGAACCCCAAGCCCTGTTCGAACCGAACTTCAACAAATTTCTAGCCCAATGCGAAGAAGGCGACCTGCTGCGCAAGGAACTGCTGGATGATGCAGTGGACAGCCTCGTGCTCAAAGAAGAAAAGCAAGGTTTCTGGCTTTCCGAACAGATGCGTATGCGCCTGCTTTCCATCCTGACCCACGTTATCGACCACCCCGCGGAGAGGCTTACGGATCAGGAAGCAATAGCCGGACTGCTGCAAATGGAATTCGATGCATTCCAAAAAGCTGTGCGCGACCTGTCGGCACTCATTGATACAGACAAACTGGCGGCTTCAGCCCATCTGAATAAATATCTGGCCCACGCTGCCAAGATCGATTTCATGGACCTGCCCAAAGAATCGACCATGGTTGCCAAGGACAGCTTTGAGGATTGCGTTAATAAAAAATCCAAAGGTGACATTGGTTCCTATCATGAGAAAGTTTATGGGGACCTGAAACAAGCCCATGAAATTTACCGCGACAAGGCCACCATCCTGCGCGGGGCCTATGCACTGGCTCCGTTCGTCCGCATTGTAGAGGAAATCCGGGCCGACATCATTGAATACCAAACCCGCAACGGAATGCTGCTCAGTGCGGACCTGCCCAAGGTGGCAAGTTACGTGCTTCAAGGCGGCAGTGCCCTGCCTGATGCATTTTGCCGCATGGGTTCCCGGTTG is a genomic window of Marinifilum sp. JC120 containing:
- a CDS encoding FUSC family protein; the protein is MKFKTLNAHQAHIKHGLKTGIAAVLAYIVADLCSLKFGYWAALSAVIVMQINVADSIKMCWYRFSGTAIGAFIGVLCILAFPETPHMTMLALFVSVGFCAYMTRYNNRYKMAAITTTIVTLASLGEPNRVEFGLFRVLEIGIGVGSAFVTSIALWPMRASETLKKELFNQFEECAANYETLMDGFLDKQSCLIPSALEAFNSRLTKNRETYAKVIRLERFIYIEDTQLLGMKVEILEKCASHLRAMLHALSHVHGEGYHIIMEDELRLLAKVTSQAMRDIGSKRIPDEQSLHDALVASQKKLETLRNEGATRRFYLQKMIQFFAFYHSAQFICEDLLRYARERKRINSKLTKNQ
- a CDS encoding AraC family transcriptional regulator produces the protein MSIILQPYNERMMEVLLYIQRNLDGDLSPETLAEQACFSVAHFHRIFKGMVGENLKEHVRRLRLERAAYRLCYTDSPVMEIALDAGFESPETFSRAFKKRFMAPPSDFRNNSREMFAPGNDGKIHYRPEPSVKGIKLGASPIACKADVRIREDVRVIFIRHLGRYFDVEKAWEKLCGWGYGNGLLSEETEFLGICYDHPDITPEGKIRYDACFTISQEVEPAPDMGVQVIPGGKFAVTTHYGPYDGLLETYREFYGNWIPNNGYKLNENVPSFEKYIKAPPDVPLEEAVTEIWLAIY
- a CDS encoding GyrI-like domain-containing protein, translating into MDVQIWTLDPAKMAYTEHVGPYEEVGKAWEKLCGWAGPAGMFTPKTRFYGVYHDDPGQVPAAELRSEACITIENESNAPAEIKFKDFPGGKYAVTTHLGPYEKLKDSWTEFYEKWLPQSGETHAEAPCYEQYMNDPTNTKPEHLVTVLLMPLK
- a CDS encoding AraC family transcriptional regulator, translating into MSGPFSPMLTIPRFIQNSPKFADITVDGITFVQFQSRSSEIRHEVCVSQHSLVFVLEGTKHIHSADGDMVIRKGEAFFCCKGCHIMSEMIPENGGTFDTVLFFFDDPIFASFVSQLSVKKTNSTSPERSAFNIKVADQVGIYLASMLSLFDSPLGKNNDFLRLKVQELLHYICTTPGNDEFLSFLISCRDVGRADLPALMEQYFNKNISLETIAELSGRSLSSFKREFKKIYNTTPARWIRERRMSWAEQLIRNSDKSITEISYESGYESLSHFSTLFRKNYGVTPREYRIELNSAKSGL
- a CDS encoding asparagine--tRNA ligase yields the protein MRRTCVKDILNAESATAEVLVKGWVRTKRDNKGFSFLEVNDGSCLKNVQVIIDHTPEIEAELEKISTGASVGVTGELVESPGKGQKWEVRGKSIELIGFADPETFPLQKKRHSDEFLRSIAHLRPRSNKFGAMFRIRSELSYAIHKFFRDKGFFYVHTPIITGSDCEGAGEMFRVTSLDHDSLSSMKKEDQAANDFFGKEAHLTVSGQLDAEMYALSLGQVYTFGPTFRAEKSNTPRHAAEFWMIEPEVAFADLNDNMDLGEEMVKYLINHVLDKCADDIELFAKFVDKTLMDTLRNTLDNEFERITYTDAVNLLQRCKKAKKFEFYPEYGQDLQTEHERYLTEKHFKKPVIVYDYPREIKPFYMRVNDDGKTVAAMDLLVPRIGELVGGSQREERLDVLESRIAETGMDSEEYWWYLDTRRFGTAPHAGFGMGFERMLMLLTGVTNIRDVIPFPRTPKNLEF
- a CDS encoding rubrerythrin family protein, which codes for MTKTLENLKAAFAGESQANRKYLAFAEKAESEGKPGVAKLFRAAAAAETIHAHAHLRLMKGIGSTEENLKQAIEGESYEFESMYPEMMEDAKAEGENAVLRYFGFANEAEKIHASLYTEALDADSDVFAEAEFHICSVCGHTQNGAATEKCPICGAAPKAYQKVD